From the Sulfuriferula nivalis genome, the window CTTACCCATGCCCGCCCACTGCGAACCATTACCTGAATAGATGAAGGCTGGGCCAGCAGGTTTGGTTAATGCAATGCCAGTTTGTACTTCGCTGTTGTTAGCTGCGTCATTGGCAAAGGCAAGTAAAGATTTGGCAATGGCAGCAGGTGTCGTACCCGTTAGCACAACGCGATGGCTATGCGCTTCGCGGTTAAAAATCGTGTTGTAACTGATGTCGTAAAGCGCTGTCCTGGACTGTGAATTCAGGAATGCCGCAAACTCACTCGCAGCTTGTTTGAGTCCGGCATTGTCCTTTGCCGAGAGCATGATGGGCAGGTCGGTGTTTTTCGGGGAAGCGGGTGCTTTGGCTTTGGGGACTTCATGGCTTTCCAGAATGACGTGAGCGTTAGCACCGCCAAAACCGAACGAATTGATACCGATAATAATTTTGCCGGATTTTTTTAATGGGCGATTTTCAGTGACGACTTCCACATTCAAATCATTAAAATCAATGTTGGGATTGAGTGTCTTCACGCCAATTGTTGCAGGTATAACGCGGTGCTGGATGCAATGCAACGCCTTGGCCAGGCCAGCAATGCCTGAGGCTGCTTCCATATGACCGAGATTGCTTTTAATCGACCCAATAAGCAAAGGTTTATTTTTGGCGCGGCGTTTGCCTAATGCTTCACCAATTGCGCGCGTTTCTATCGGGTCACCGACAGCGGTACCCGTGCCGTGTGCTTCAAGATAATCAATAGTTGCAGGATCGATGCCTGCTTTTGCATAAGCGTGTGTGAGCAACTCAGCTTGTACCTTCGCGCTAGGCACGGTCAGGCCAGATTTACGACCATCGGTGTTGACTGCTGAACTTGCCACTACCGCCAGAATTCGATCACCGTCAGCAATCGCCTGATCATAATCCTTAAGCAGGAATACACCGCCACCCTCAGAGCGCACATAGCCATCACCTGCAGCATCAAATACCTGACAGCGTCCGCGTTTGGACAGCATGGATGCTTTAGAGAAGGTGATAAAACCATAAGGATGTAAATGCAGACTGACGCCGCCTGCGAGTGCCTGTATGCTTTCACCTGAAAGTATAGACTGACATGCTTGATGAAACGCCACCATAGACGACGAGCAGGCGGTATCTATCGCCATACTCGGGCCACGCAAATCCAGCACATAGGAAATGCGGTTGGCCGCGATACTGCTGGTATTGCCTGTGGCGGTGGTGGAATCGACGGTATTCAGGTCATCAGCCAAACGATAAGCATAGTCGTTGCTGGCGATACCGATATACACGCCACAGCGACTTCCGCGTAGAGAAGACGGCTTCACGCCCGCGTTTTCCAGCGCCTCCCAGCTCATTTCCAGCAGCAAACGTTGCTGCGGATCCATCAGTGCAGCTTCGCGCGGGGAAATGCCGAAAAATCCAGCATCAAATTGAGATACATCACCTACTGAACCCGCTGCAAAGGTATAGCTGGTGCCAGGATGGGTTTTATCAGGATGACGATAAGTATCCAACGCCCAACGTTCGGCATCCACCTCAGTTACCAAATCGCGCCCAGCTAGCAGGTCATCCCAATAGTGAGCGTTGTTGGTGCTGGGAAAACGAAAAGCCATTCCAATAATTGCTACTTTTTTTGCCATTCGATTCGATCTTCTGTTAGTGATATATTGCTCATCGCCAATGTTTAATAAAGGCAAACGTCGCGTTCCATAGTATGCCTGTCAGCTCATGCATTGTGCTGAAATGATTTGCGGTTTTTGCATCAGCTATTTTGTAGTCGTGAGCGGCTAGGGTGCGTGCTGTCCTGAGTCATTGCCAGGAATCCATTGCTCAAATCAGCAGCCTATCCACCCCTCTTTACCTACCAATTAGCAGCTTAAGCGCCTCCTCAACACGCTTCAGGTGGTTAGTGCTCAGCATCGCCAGCGGTTTATCGCCCATAAAACGCTGGTTTGAAATGGCGCGGATTTGATCGATGAGCAAATCCGTGTCCTGAGTTAGTCCTGGTTGATTTATCAAAGCAATACGAATCGGAAAGTAGTCTTTGTCTCGCTTCACGTTAGTGGTTCCCATCACAACAATAGTAGTTGGATGGCCATTCGCATTTAAAAGGTCGGTCTGAATGACCAAGGCTGGGCGATTACGTTTGCCTGGTTCTTCTTTGTGCGTTTGCGGTTCGAAGTTGACCTCCCAGACCTGTCCCCGCAAAACATTAGTCAAGGCCATCTGCCAGTGAGCCTTCGAGTGATTCATTAAAAGAGAGGTGTTCGGCGGCAAGTTCTCTCGACAGCATGGCAATATGCTCAGCCATCACCCGTTCGTTTTTCTCATTAACCGCCTGGCGGATATAATCTGAACTCTTTAGGCCGATGGCGTTAGCCATAGAGCGTGTTTGTTGGGCGAATTCATCGCCAGCTCGAAATGAAAGCGTCGTGGCATGCATGCAAATCTCCTTGTGTATGAAAGTAATACCTAATATTAGCACAAAAATGTAATACGTTTATCTGCCAGCGTTAGACAAATAACTTGACATCCTCCCCTCCCAGAAGGAAGGGGATTCCTACGGCGCTACGCGGTGATTTGCGAGGTCGCTTCGGTGGGTTCCTGCTTCATCGAGCGACCTGACTGCGCCGACTCTCCACAGGCTAACAAGCGGTATCCCCGCTCTAAAACATTGATCGCGCCGACCACATCGGCGTTATTTTCGTAGCCACAATCTACGCACAGAAACTTTGCCTGTGTGAGCCGATTGTCTTTTGATACGTGACCGCTGATCAAAATTTAATCGTACCCACGTTCACAATCGGATAAATCACCGACACCACAATATTCAAGAATTTCTGCAAATCAGCACCTGGCGCATTGGATACATACAATACATCTTTGTTATCAATCGGGAAGCTTTGTGCGACAAAAAAGCTCGCTGGGTCTTTCAGATTAAGTTGGTAAACCACAGGCACTTTACCATCTGGCGTAGTTTTAGGCGGTGTTTTCCAGTTCAATGCTTTACTATCTTCCAAACGGAAAATGAACACCGCGCGCGCATCAGCGCGTGAATCTTGTAAACCACCTGCTCGTGCCAATGCCTGCGCCAGTGAAATCCCTTGCGCCTCAAAATTGATTTCTTCGTTTTTGCCTGTTGCGCCCAGTACCGTAAAGCTCAGTGGCTGGAATAACGCCGTGACCACGTCACCCGGCTGCAAAACGATATTTTGCTTCGGGTCGCGAATAATCGTATCCAGCGGTAATGCTTGCACTTTATCGCCACGCGTTACTTGCAGCGTCATCTTGTTCACTGACTGACGCACGCCACCAGCAGCAGCAAGCGCATCCAGTAACCGCTCGCCACGCGCGGTAAGTGGCATCCGCGTACTCGCGCCGACCTCGCCGACCACGGTAACATTGGCCGTATTGTTGCGGATAATACGTACCAGCACCTGTGGTTGATTTGCCTTGCTTTTTAAGCGCTGTACGACTTCAGCTTCAATTTGTTGTGGCGTTTTGCCTGCGGATGCGATTTGCCCAGCAAAAGGAATATTAATCATCCCGTTACTGCCCACCATTTGCTCAGGGAAAGTCGTTACTCGCGTGGTTGAAGGCCCCATGCGTGGATCAATTGCCGCGCCACCAAATAACATCGCGGGCGGCGCCTCCCAAATAGATACCTCAATGACATCACCAGCACCAATGACATAGCCTAGGTGGTTTGTGTTGTCGAATGCTTCAGAAAACAAGGCCTTTTTTTGATCCGCGAGCAACTTGCGCGCAACGGCATCATCAATATCAACGATTTGTATGCCCTCTACACGTGGGCTATCGGTACTCTCTAATACTTGCTGACGGCTAGGGCCAGATGATGGCAGCCAGTCTGGATAGGAAGCGCAGCCACTAAGACTGGACGCAATAATCAACGAGCTGAGTAAGGTGCGTACTAAAGGATAATTAACTGAGGTAATTGGTTTCAATGGGGGTAATCCAAGTAAATGAAATTTAAATTTTGCCGCAAGCATAGTGCAGACATGCTGCAATTATGTATGCGTCGCTATTAAGCAGGTGCAAGGCTGCGCTGTAGCTTCCAGCCAACTTGTCCGTTCTCTTGCCCAAGAGTAAAATGTTCAAAAAATATCCTATGCAGCCAAGCCAGATTGTTGTGTATATAACTCAAATAAATACTCAGGTGCGAAATCAGCGCCGTTATCCCAAACCACCGTGCCCATGATGGCATCCTGTTTAGCGGTCATAAATAAACGTTCATCATGCAGTGGTTCAAAAACATCGCCCCATAGTGCATTGGATAAATCAATTTCGCCCGAAGTACCATTGTTAAATTGGACAAATAATTTATAACCTAAACGTGGCTCAACATATTCTGTATGTAAAAACATAATAATTACTCCAAAGGGGCAATGGGTTTTAATGGTTTGCGCGTTTGTGCTAATTGCCAATCTTCCATCAACTCAGCCTGATGCAAATCTAACCATTCAAGTGTCGCCCGTAACGCACGCTTAGGGAATGTGCCACGGACTACACCCGTTTGAATTTCAACTGTAATTTCATAGTCACCATAACGCGCATGGAAATGCGGTAATGGGTGATCAACCCAGTTCATAAAAATAATAATACCAAGAAAACGGCTTAATTCAGGCACTCGTCACCTCGCCATAGTGTTTACCTACCCAATCCCGATATTCACCCGATTGCACATTCGCCACCCAGTCGGCATTATCCAAATACCATTGTACGGTTTTGCGTATTCCTGTGGCGAAAGTTTCTGCGGGTCGCCAGCCTAGTTCACGTTCGATTTTGCTCGCGTCAATTGCATAGCGGCGATCATGGCCGAGGCGGTCGGCTACATAAGTTACTTGCTCGTTATAAGGTTTGCCATCGGAGCGTGGGCGTAGCTCGTCAAGCAAGGCGCATACGGTCTTCACAATCTCGATATTCGGCATTTCATTCCAGCCCCCGATGTTATATACCTCGCCTGGTTGTCCGGCTTCCAGCACCCGCCGTATCGCGCTGCAATGGTCTTTGACATATAGCCAGTCGCGTATCTGCATACCATCTCCGTACACCGGCAATGACTTGCCTGCCAATGCGTTGACTATCATCAATGGGATGAGTTTTTCCGGGAAATGGAACGGCCCGTAGTTATTGGAGCAGTTAGTCGTTAACACGGGCAAGCCGTAGGTATGATGATAAGCCCGTACCAAATGGTCAGACGCGGCTTTAGAAGCAGAATATGGACTATTCGGTTCATAGCGATGCATTTCGGTAAAAGCAGGCTCATCCTTGGCTAGCGAACCGTAAACCTCATCGGTAGAAACGTGCAGGAAACGAAAATTCGCCTTGTCCTCGCCTGTTAGCATATTCCAATAACCGCGCACAGCTTCGAGCAAGTGGAAAGTGCCGACGATATTGGTTTGAATGAAATCTTCTGGGCCATGAATCGAACGATCAACGTGCGATTCAGCAGCAAAATTCACCACTGCACGCGGCGCGTGACGCTTGAGCAAATCCGCAACCAGCGCGCTATCGCCAATATCGCCGTGAACAAATATGTGCCGCGCATCGCCCTGCAAGCTGTCCAGGTTTTTAAGATTGCCCGCGTAGGTGAGATTATCCAGATTGATGACAGGCTCATCGCATTGTGCGAGCCAGTCGAGAACAAAGTTAGAGCCAATAAAACCGGCTGAACCAGTGACTAAAATCATAAGGTTATTTCCTTCGGTAAGTGGTTCTAATTTATTTTTAATGGATATCCATGATGCGGTGATTTGACATCATGGTTACCTAACCCAAAATCCTCGGTGGTTAGCGTTAAATTAGGGTTGTAATAGGGGTCAGTTTTTAGCAAATCGCCCCATTTTTTTTGCATAAAGGTGAATTCGCTTAAAAATCTGGCTTGTTTCTCCGGGGTGTTTTCTTGCCCTCGGCTTATCGATTCGTGGTGGTACAGCGTGGCATACGGGGTATAAATATTGCGGTAGCCTGCTTCCCGTAATTTAATACAAAAATCCACATCATTAAAAGATACGGTCAGATTTTCTTCATCCAAACCATTTACTTGCGCATACACTGACTTTCTCACTAACAGGCAGGCGGCAGTCACAGCGGAAAGAGTTTGAGTGAGCTTTGCGCGACCGAAATAACCCCAATCATTGCCATCAAAAAATTTATGCGCGTGGCTTATGAAACCACCTATCCCTAAAATTACTCCAGCGTGTTGTATTGTGCCATCGAAATATAGTAATCTCGCCCCCACTGCACCCACTTCTGGGCGCAGTACATGGCTGACCATTTCATGCAGCCAGTCGGCGTGTATCGCTTCAATGTCATTGTTCACCAAGCCGATGATTTCACCTTTGGCCAAAGTCACCGCGTAATTATTGATGGCCGAGTAATTAAACGGCGCATCATATCGGATAACCTTAAAGCGGCTGTCCTTGCCCAATGCAGCTAGATATTTCAGCGTAGCAGGGTCGCTGCTTTGGTTATCCAACACCAGCACTTCAAAATTAGGATAGTCGGTTTTGGTTTGCAGGCTCTCTATACATTTCCTCAGCACATCCACTTGATCGCGGGTGGGGATAATCAGCGTTACCAAGGGTAGCTGATCAGGCAGGGCGTAACGTACACGGTAACCATATACAATCAGCTCTGCTTTGGCATTTACACCTTGGCGTTCGAAGTGTGCATTAATTGCACGTTCACCCGCAATCATGGCATAAGGCTTGGCATCTGACGATGATGCTGTACTTTCTGCATGCACGCGCCAGTGGTAAAGTATGCGGGGGATATGCCGAATCTGCTTAGGGTTGTTGATGCGTTCAATACAGCGCAACGCCAAATCATAATCCTGTGCACCCTCAAACCCTAGCCTGAAACCACCCACCTCATGCATCAGCGATGTTCGGTAAACGCCCAGATGCGAGAACATATTTTGCGAATAAAATAAATCAGGATTCCAGTCTGATTTGAAATACGGCTCAGAACGGTATCCCAATTCATCTATCTTGTCTTCATCCGAATAAATCAGAGCCACATCAGGGTAACGGTTAATCTCCACCGCGACATGATACAAAGCCTGGGCTGGCAATACATCATCCTGATCCATCAACACCACAAACTCACCTGTTGCTAATGCCAGTGCACTGTTCGATGCGGCAGATATGTGGCCATTTACAGGGCGAAATACCGTTTTGATACGCTTATCTTTGGCAACATAAGCGGCTATCATTTCGTGGGTATGGCTATCTGTCGAGGCATCATCGGCAATACATAGCTCCCAATAAGGGTAGTGCTGTGCCAGCACCGAATCCAAAGCCGCAATGAAAAAATCCACAGGCGGGTTAAATACCGGCATAAGGATAGACAACACGGGCTTAAGTGCTAATCGCGGAATGTGTTGATTGATCGCAATCACATCATCCGCCGTGAGCGTGTCGTTACGTTGAATACAGCTGGCGTAATCTGTCGTACTTGAATTCGCGCGGCGCAAATCGGCACTCCATGCATACGCGGCTGATAGATTTACCAAGGGGCGATACCAGCTAACCTGTTTGCGTTCGATAAGCGATAAATGCCGTAAGCGCCAGCTATCCGACCACACCCGCCAGGCACGCCGAAAAAAACTCTCTAACGCAGTAATGCGATGAAAAATCAGTGCGCTTTGGGTAAATCGCCCATTGCTTTCCATTGGTGACCAGCGTACATTGTTTAAGCCCTGCGGCAGATAAACCACCTCGGTGATGGAACCCCTGCGATTTGAAGGGATAAAAATACTGTCGTCCTCAATATAACCACACCCCAAATCAACATACAGCTTTGCAATACGGTTGCCGCCGTGCCGCACCAATGCTGCTTCAAGCAAAAACCAGCCAGCAGAGGGGGGGGGCGATTCAGGGATTAGTTGAAAGCACGGATGATCGGTAGCGGCATAATAATCACCATTGTCTGCATTAATGACCACGACATCGTTAACGGGCAATGGCTGGACGGGGTGGAATTGGCTAGGCAGTAGCCGCAACACCCGCTCCAGCCATTGCACGAATGGCGGTGGGGGAGGCAAGAGTGTTTTTCTGACGTCGTTGATTAATTGTTTTTGATTAATCATTTTTTACAATATGGGTCAGCCCTTTTAACATCCATTCTGAGGTGAGTTTAATGCCCTCACGAAGTGATACTGCGGGAGCCCATCCCATCTCTTGTCGCGCTAGATTATTGCATAGCACGCTTATCGGTACATCACAATTACGAGCTGGGAGATAACGCTTTTCAATTGTATGGCCCAAAATTTCCTCAATAATACCAACAAGCTCATTCAGGCTGGTACCTACACCTTGACTAACATTGAAAATGCTTTTTGAACCATTGTAACTAACTGCGTGAGCGAATATTTCAGCTACATCATCGATATAAATATAATCCCGAATAACGCGACCATCACCCCATATCTCAATCGGCTGTCCGTTCATAGCTCTATGCAAGAATACGCTAACAGCACCCTGAGCGGTTTCGACCCGTTGCCGCTTACCAAAAGGATTGGCAACCCGAAGAGTAACTGTTTTAATTCCGTAAATTTTTTCGTATAAATTTAGATATTTTTCTATAGCGAGTTTAGTAATGCCGTAAGAAACCTGTGGTTCACAAGGATGAACCTCGTCAATAGGTAAGTATTGTGGTGCCCCATATACTGTACCTCCAGACGAAATGAATATGATTTTTCGTATGTTCATTGCGACCATAGCATTCAGTATTTGTAGCGTTCCAACTAAATTGCTCTGGACATCATAAATAGGGTCGTCGTTTGAGCCTTTTGGGAGAGTGGTTGAAACAAGATGGATAACTAATTCCATGTCTTCTAATGCATGACTTATGTCGTGTACACTAAGTATGTCACCAGTTGTCCATTCAACTTGCTCAGTTCCAGAAAACTGACGATACGGTTCGACTCTCGGGCGTTCAAATATACGTAAATGATGTCCATCAAGTAGTAATCGATCTGCAATCGCAGATCCAATAAAGCCACCTCCACCCAAAATTACAATATTCATCCTAATTAATGTCACATGCATTAAAAAAAGCAGCAGTAAAAGCTGAAACAGAAAATTCCAAATCAAATACTTTCCGGCCATTTAATGCAATAGCATCTAACTCAGACATGCGATCTATGGCTTCTCGCAAAACCAAGGCGATTGCGTATGGCTCAGGTGATGAAGAGACAAAACCTGAGACTCCATGCTCAATATATGATGAGGTTCCTGTAGTGTTCGTACACATCAACACTTTGCCTGCACCAAGGGCATCAATGGAAACAAAGGGTAATGTGTCATCTCTAGATGCTACAAGCACGACATGCGAGGCTAATAATTCTTCAATGTATCGTTCATAAGGTATCTCGGTTTTTAAGGTAACCTCATGAAGATCGCGTGATGAAAGGGCAACCATTTGATATAGATTTTCATCAAGAATCCGACCAAATAGATTCAAACGAAGTTTATTTCTGTACTCGGGCGGTAATGTTGCAAAGGCAGCAATTGCAATATCCTGTCCTTTTCGCTGCTCATAGGAACCGAAGAGTGATACGCGTAAGGGTAGTCGGATGGCAGGCAGTTCATTTTCAGCGGTGTATAGCGGATTAACACCATATTTGAGTATAACTGTGTCTGGGCGATACGGAATAGTTAGTGCTGCCGCATGGTCGCTACCGACCCATACCTTTTTGGCGTGTTGAAAAGCTTCTTTAATTTCTGGTTGAATATTAAAAAGATGTTGGAGTAAAGATATTTCATGTATATACCAAAATGTGTCAACTATGCCCCCGAGCTGTTTTACTGCAGGCCAAGTAACTGCCGTATTTGCAATTACCAGATCGAAATTTATTGCTAATTTTTCAAGTGATGCATGTCGCCGCAATAACAACTCATCAATAATAACCGGAACACCAAGAGCATTGAGCTGTTCTCGAAAAACCCCATCTTCTGGTGATGCCACTACAACAAAATGTCCGGCGTCACGTAATACTCGCGCCATTTCAAAAACAATCCGAGGCGCGCCACTACCCGATAAGTCGTGAGAAATTAACAATACATCTTTCCCACCAGCAGGTGCTGGCGGAACATTAGCATGTAATTGCCAAAGTTCCGGTGAGTCATGATAAAGAATGTCTCGCATTGCGGGCGGAAAATAAGGATCATAGGAGGTATATTTCCCCCACTGCCGTAAGAGAAAAATATCAGATTTGTCTTTTTTCTGAATAATGGGTTTTGATTTTTTTTCCGCCTCACCGATTGACATATGTCCAATATGAATTAGAGTGGCATGAGGAGTGTACAAACAAGCGTATCCAGCCTCACGCACCCTAAAACACAAATCAACATCTGAGTGGGAAATGGGGGCATTAACCGCATCGAATCCATTTATGATATTGAATACATTTCGCTTAATGGCGAGGCAAGCTCCACATATCAATGAAACCTCTCTTAAGGAAAGTGCGGCATTGAAATGCTTACTCGTTTCATGAGGTAGGCAGTGAAAAGCAGTTCCAACTAAACCACGAACACCAGTGACCATGCCAGCGTGTTGAATTAGGTAGTTTTCATATAGAAGTTTTGGTCCGACAATACCTACGTTCGTATGAATGAAGCATTCCAAGATCATTTCAATCCAATTTTTGCTTACCACTCTGACATCATCATTATAAAAAACGATAATGTCACCCGATGCCTGCTCAGCACCTACGTTGCATTTTTCTGAAAAATTAAATTCCTTATCATATGACACCCACAAAACATCTGAAGACCAATCAACTTTTCGGCATGAATTAACTATGCCTGAGTTAGTCACTACTATAATTTCGAAATTATTATATATTGTGTTTTCTTTAATTGAGTTTACTGTGTTTTGGATGTTTTTCAAATTGTCCGATGGAATAACAATAGATACCATTTGTTCCATACATACAGGGGCGGCTCTAAAATGATTTGCACTCGGTTCTGCGACTGCTTCACCGGAAAAGCCTCGCCGTTCAGTAGCATTTTGTAGCGCTGCAATGTTTGTAGCTCGTGCATAAGGTTTGTCACCTTGCGCGCCAGATCCAGCAATCATCCGCCACCCGTAGAGTATTCTTGCTATATGACGTACATTATTCGTTAACTCTGAAACACGCAGTGCCAAATCATAGTCTTGAGAGAAATCATATGCGGAACGCATGAGACCAGCTTGCTCTAGAACCTTTTTCCTATAGATAGATAGATGACCCGTGTACATGCAGTTAAATAGTGCGATTGGACTCCAGTCTGGTTTGGTGAACAGTTCAACTGGTACATCATGCTCATCCATTTTACACTCATCAGAGTAGATGTAGTCTACATCTGGGTATGATTGGATTTCAGATGCAATCCAATACAATGCATCGTTTGTTAGCATATCGTCATTATCAAGTAATGCAATAAACTCACCCGTTGACATTGAGATGGCGGCATTTGTTGCGCTTGCGATACCTCTATTATTGCTAGCTATTTCCAGTTTTATCCTACTGTCTTTATGCGCAACCTCATTTAAATATTTGGTTAAATTTATATCATTAGAACCATCGTCTACGATACATAATTCCCAATTGGTATAAGTTTGATATTGAACTGATTCAATAGCTTTCGTGAGAAAAGGTAACGGTACTTTGTAGACAGGCATAAGAATAGATATCTTTACCTTTTCCATAGA encodes:
- a CDS encoding NAD-dependent epimerase/dehydratase family protein translates to MAGKYLIWNFLFQLLLLLFLMHVTLIRMNIVILGGGGFIGSAIADRLLLDGHHLRIFERPRVEPYRQFSGTEQVEWTTGDILSVHDISHALEDMELVIHLVSTTLPKGSNDDPIYDVQSNLVGTLQILNAMVAMNIRKIIFISSGGTVYGAPQYLPIDEVHPCEPQVSYGITKLAIEKYLNLYEKIYGIKTVTLRVANPFGKRQRVETAQGAVSVFLHRAMNGQPIEIWGDGRVIRDYIYIDDVAEIFAHAVSYNGSKSIFNVSQGVGTSLNELVGIIEEILGHTIEKRYLPARNCDVPISVLCNNLARQEMGWAPAVSLREGIKLTSEWMLKGLTHIVKND
- a CDS encoding DUF2442 domain-containing protein; translation: MFLHTEYVEPRLGYKLFVQFNNGTSGEIDLSNALWGDVFEPLHDERLFMTAKQDAIMGTVVWDNGADFAPEYLFELYTQQSGLAA
- a CDS encoding polysaccharide biosynthesis/export family protein encodes the protein MKPITSVNYPLVRTLLSSLIIASSLSGCASYPDWLPSSGPSRQQVLESTDSPRVEGIQIVDIDDAVARKLLADQKKALFSEAFDNTNHLGYVIGAGDVIEVSIWEAPPAMLFGGAAIDPRMGPSTTRVTTFPEQMVGSNGMINIPFAGQIASAGKTPQQIEAEVVQRLKSKANQPQVLVRIIRNNTANVTVVGEVGASTRMPLTARGERLLDALAAAGGVRQSVNKMTLQVTRGDKVQALPLDTIIRDPKQNIVLQPGDVVTALFQPLSFTVLGATGKNEEINFEAQGISLAQALARAGGLQDSRADARAVFIFRLEDSKALNWKTPPKTTPDGKVPVVYQLNLKDPASFFVAQSFPIDNKDVLYVSNAPGADLQKFLNIVVSVIYPIVNVGTIKF
- a CDS encoding DUF4160 domain-containing protein: MPELSRFLGIIIFMNWVDHPLPHFHARYGDYEITVEIQTGVVRGTFPKRALRATLEWLDLHQAELMEDWQLAQTRKPLKPIAPLE
- a CDS encoding antitoxin of toxin-antitoxin stability system, which translates into the protein MHATTLSFRAGDEFAQQTRSMANAIGLKSSDYIRQAVNEKNERVMAEHIAMLSRELAAEHLSFNESLEGSLADGLD
- a CDS encoding glycosyltransferase family 2 protein — protein: MINQKQLINDVRKTLLPPPPPFVQWLERVLRLLPSQFHPVQPLPVNDVVVINADNGDYYAATDHPCFQLIPESPPPSAGWFLLEAALVRHGGNRIAKLYVDLGCGYIEDDSIFIPSNRRGSITEVVYLPQGLNNVRWSPMESNGRFTQSALIFHRITALESFFRRAWRVWSDSWRLRHLSLIERKQVSWYRPLVNLSAAYAWSADLRRANSSTTDYASCIQRNDTLTADDVIAINQHIPRLALKPVLSILMPVFNPPVDFFIAALDSVLAQHYPYWELCIADDASTDSHTHEMIAAYVAKDKRIKTVFRPVNGHISAASNSALALATGEFVVLMDQDDVLPAQALYHVAVEINRYPDVALIYSDEDKIDELGYRSEPYFKSDWNPDLFYSQNMFSHLGVYRTSLMHEVGGFRLGFEGAQDYDLALRCIERINNPKQIRHIPRILYHWRVHAESTASSSDAKPYAMIAGERAINAHFERQGVNAKAELIVYGYRVRYALPDQLPLVTLIIPTRDQVDVLRKCIESLQTKTDYPNFEVLVLDNQSSDPATLKYLAALGKDSRFKVIRYDAPFNYSAINNYAVTLAKGEIIGLVNNDIEAIHADWLHEMVSHVLRPEVGAVGARLLYFDGTIQHAGVILGIGGFISHAHKFFDGNDWGYFGRAKLTQTLSAVTAACLLVRKSVYAQVNGLDEENLTVSFNDVDFCIKLREAGYRNIYTPYATLYHHESISRGQENTPEKQARFLSEFTFMQKKWGDLLKTDPYYNPNLTLTTEDFGLGNHDVKSPHHGYPLKIN
- the rfbB gene encoding dTDP-glucose 4,6-dehydratase — translated: MILVTGSAGFIGSNFVLDWLAQCDEPVINLDNLTYAGNLKNLDSLQGDARHIFVHGDIGDSALVADLLKRHAPRAVVNFAAESHVDRSIHGPEDFIQTNIVGTFHLLEAVRGYWNMLTGEDKANFRFLHVSTDEVYGSLAKDEPAFTEMHRYEPNSPYSASKAASDHLVRAYHHTYGLPVLTTNCSNNYGPFHFPEKLIPLMIVNALAGKSLPVYGDGMQIRDWLYVKDHCSAIRRVLEAGQPGEVYNIGGWNEMPNIEIVKTVCALLDELRPRSDGKPYNEQVTYVADRLGHDRRYAIDASKIERELGWRPAETFATGIRKTVQWYLDNADWVANVQSGEYRDWVGKHYGEVTSA
- a CDS encoding type II toxin-antitoxin system PemK/MazF family toxin; this encodes MALTNVLRGQVWEVNFEPQTHKEEPGKRNRPALVIQTDLLNANGHPTTIVVMGTTNVKRDKDYFPIRIALINQPGLTQDTDLLIDQIRAISNQRFMGDKPLAMLSTNHLKRVEEALKLLIGR